A stretch of the Elephas maximus indicus isolate mEleMax1 chromosome 3, mEleMax1 primary haplotype, whole genome shotgun sequence genome encodes the following:
- the PODNL1 gene encoding podocan-like protein 1 isoform X1 — protein MWLILLLLLMWLGPPVAPGMEDAAFPHLGESSQPLPRPCPPRCSCARADTVDCAGLDLQVFPDNITRTAQHLSLQNNQLQELPYNELSRLSGLRTLSLHNNLISSEGLPDEAFESLTQLQHIYVAHNKLSVAPQFLPRSLRVADLAANQMTEIFPLTFGEKPELRSVYLHNNQLSNAGLPPDAFLGSEAITTLSLSGNRLSYLPPSLPPSLERLHLQDNLISKVPRGALSRQTQLRELYLQHNRLTDSGLDNTTFSKLYSLEYLDLSHNQLAEVPTGLPQALAILHLGRNRIWRVEGARLQGARGLRYLLLQHNALGRTGLPPGALRPLRCLHTLHLYGNGLDRVPLELPRHLRALVLSHNQVATLGARDLAAMRGLAELNLAYNRLVSARIHHRAFRPLSALHSLDLAGNQLTQLPVGLPSSLHALRLQRNQLRALEPESLAGLDQLQELSLAHNRLRVGNIEPGTWHELQALKVLDLSHNELSFVPPDLPEALEELHLQGNRIGHVGPEAFASTPRLRALFLRANRLHMTSIAPEAFLGLPHLRVVDTAGNPEQVLVRLQPTAPRRPRAGGP, from the exons ATG TGGCTGATCCTGCTGCTGCTCCTGATGTGGCTGGGCCCCCCAGTGGCCCCCGGCATGGAGGACGCTGCCTTCCCCCACTTGGGGGAGAGCTCGCAGCCCTTGCCCCGGCCTTGCCCCCCACGCTGCTCCTGCGCCCGTGCAGACACCGTGGACTGCGCTGGCCTGGACCTGCAAGTGTTCCCAGACAACATCACCAGGACGGCTCAGCACCTCTCTCTGCAG AATAACCAGCTCCAGGAGCTCCCCTACAACGAGCTGTCACGCCTCAGTGGCCTGCGGACCCTCAGTCTGCACAATAACCTCATCTCCTCTGAGG GCCTGCCTGATGAAGCCTTTGAGTCCCTCACCCAGCTGCAGCACATCTATGTTGCCCACAACAAG CTATCGGTGGCCCCCCAGTTTCTGCCCCGCTCCCTCCGTGTTGCGGATCTGGCCGCCAACCAAATGACAGAGATCTTCCCACTCACCTTTGGGGAGAAGCCGGAGCTCAG GTCTGTATACCTGCACAACAATCAGCTGAGCAACGCGGGCCTGCCGCCTGACGCCTTCCTCGGCTCTGAGGCCATCACTACCCTCAGCCTCTCGGGCAACCGGCTCAGCTACCTGCCGCCCAGCCTGCCGCCCTCACTGGAGCGGCTCCACCTGCAG GACAACCTCATCTCCAAGGTGCCTCGAGGAGCCCTGAGCCGCCAGACCCAGCTCCGTGAGCTCTACCTTCAGCACAACCGGCTGACCGACAGTGGCCTGGATAATACCACCTTCAG CAAGCTGTACAGCCTTGAGTACCTGGACCTGTCCCACAACCAGTTGGCCGAGGTGCCCACCGGCCTCCCCCAGGCCCTGGCCATCCTGCACCTGGGCCGCAACCGCATCTGGCGGGTGGAGGGGGCCCGGCTGCAGGGAGCACGGGGCCTGCGCTATCTGCTGCTGCAGCACAATGCGCTGGGGCGCACGGGGCTGCCCCCGGGGGCTCTGCGGCCGCTGCGGTGCCTGCACACACTGCACCTGTATGGCAATGGGTTGGACCGCGTGCCCCTGGAGCTGCCCCGCCACCTGCGGGCCCTGGTGCTGTCCCACAACCAAGTGGCCACACTGGGTGCCCGCGACCTGGCTGCCATGCGAGGGCTGGCTGAGCTCAACCTGGCCTACAACCGCCTAGTCAGTGCCCGCATCCACCACCGGGCCTTCCGCCCACTGAGTGCCCTGCACAGCCTTGACCTGGCTGGCAACCAGCTGACCCAGCTGCCTGTCGGCCTGCCCTCCAGCCTCCATGCCCTGCGACTTCAGCGCAACCAGCTGCGGGCCCTTGAGCCCGAGTCTTTGGCCGGCCTGGACCAGCTGCAGGAACTCAGCCTGGCCCACAACCGGCTCCGGGTCGGCAACATCGAGCCTGGCACCTGGCACGAGCTGCAAGCCCTGAAG GTGCTGGACCTCAGCCACAACGAGCTGTCCTTTGTGCCACCAGACCTGCCCGAGGCCCTAGAAGAGCTGCACCTGCAGGGCAACCGGATTGGCCATGTGGGCCCCGAGGCCTTCGCCAGCACGCCGCGCCTGCGCGCCCTCTTCCTCAG GGCCAACAGGCTTCACATGACGAGCATTGCACCTGAGGCCTTCCTGGGCCTCCCACACCTTCGAGTGGTAGACACAGCGGGTAACCCGGAACAGGTCCTTGTCCGGCTGCAGCCCACGGCCCCACGTCGACCCCGGGCAGGTGGCCCCTGA
- the PODNL1 gene encoding podocan-like protein 1 isoform X3, whose translation MWLILLLLLMWLGPPVAPGMEDAAFPHLGESSQPLPRPCPPRCSCARADTVDCAGLDLQVFPDNITRTAQHLSLQNNQLQELPYNELSRLSGLRTLSLHNNLISSEGLPDEAFESLTQLQHIYVAHNKLSVAPQFLPRSLRVADLAANQMTEIFPLTFGEKPELRSVYLHNNQLSNAGLPPDAFLGSEAITTLSLSGNRLSYLPPSLPPSLERLHLQDNLISKVPRGALSRQTQLRELYLQHNRLTDSGLDNTTFSKLYSLEYLDLSHNQLAEVPTGLPQALAILHLGRNRIWRVEGARLQGARGLRYLLLQHNALGRTGLPPGALRPLRCLHTLHLYGNGLDRVPLELPRHLRALVLSHNQVATLGARDLAAMRGLAELNLAYNRLVSARIHHRAFRPLSALHSLDLAGNQLTQLPVGLPSSLHALRLQRNQLRALEPESLAGLDQLQELSLAHNRLRVGNIEPGTWHELQALKTCPRP comes from the exons ATG TGGCTGATCCTGCTGCTGCTCCTGATGTGGCTGGGCCCCCCAGTGGCCCCCGGCATGGAGGACGCTGCCTTCCCCCACTTGGGGGAGAGCTCGCAGCCCTTGCCCCGGCCTTGCCCCCCACGCTGCTCCTGCGCCCGTGCAGACACCGTGGACTGCGCTGGCCTGGACCTGCAAGTGTTCCCAGACAACATCACCAGGACGGCTCAGCACCTCTCTCTGCAG AATAACCAGCTCCAGGAGCTCCCCTACAACGAGCTGTCACGCCTCAGTGGCCTGCGGACCCTCAGTCTGCACAATAACCTCATCTCCTCTGAGG GCCTGCCTGATGAAGCCTTTGAGTCCCTCACCCAGCTGCAGCACATCTATGTTGCCCACAACAAG CTATCGGTGGCCCCCCAGTTTCTGCCCCGCTCCCTCCGTGTTGCGGATCTGGCCGCCAACCAAATGACAGAGATCTTCCCACTCACCTTTGGGGAGAAGCCGGAGCTCAG GTCTGTATACCTGCACAACAATCAGCTGAGCAACGCGGGCCTGCCGCCTGACGCCTTCCTCGGCTCTGAGGCCATCACTACCCTCAGCCTCTCGGGCAACCGGCTCAGCTACCTGCCGCCCAGCCTGCCGCCCTCACTGGAGCGGCTCCACCTGCAG GACAACCTCATCTCCAAGGTGCCTCGAGGAGCCCTGAGCCGCCAGACCCAGCTCCGTGAGCTCTACCTTCAGCACAACCGGCTGACCGACAGTGGCCTGGATAATACCACCTTCAG CAAGCTGTACAGCCTTGAGTACCTGGACCTGTCCCACAACCAGTTGGCCGAGGTGCCCACCGGCCTCCCCCAGGCCCTGGCCATCCTGCACCTGGGCCGCAACCGCATCTGGCGGGTGGAGGGGGCCCGGCTGCAGGGAGCACGGGGCCTGCGCTATCTGCTGCTGCAGCACAATGCGCTGGGGCGCACGGGGCTGCCCCCGGGGGCTCTGCGGCCGCTGCGGTGCCTGCACACACTGCACCTGTATGGCAATGGGTTGGACCGCGTGCCCCTGGAGCTGCCCCGCCACCTGCGGGCCCTGGTGCTGTCCCACAACCAAGTGGCCACACTGGGTGCCCGCGACCTGGCTGCCATGCGAGGGCTGGCTGAGCTCAACCTGGCCTACAACCGCCTAGTCAGTGCCCGCATCCACCACCGGGCCTTCCGCCCACTGAGTGCCCTGCACAGCCTTGACCTGGCTGGCAACCAGCTGACCCAGCTGCCTGTCGGCCTGCCCTCCAGCCTCCATGCCCTGCGACTTCAGCGCAACCAGCTGCGGGCCCTTGAGCCCGAGTCTTTGGCCGGCCTGGACCAGCTGCAGGAACTCAGCCTGGCCCACAACCGGCTCCGGGTCGGCAACATCGAGCCTGGCACCTGGCACGAGCTGCAAGCCCTGAAG ACCTGCCCGAGGCCCTAG
- the PODNL1 gene encoding podocan-like protein 1 isoform X2, whose translation MWLGPPVAPGMEDAAFPHLGESSQPLPRPCPPRCSCARADTVDCAGLDLQVFPDNITRTAQHLSLQNNQLQELPYNELSRLSGLRTLSLHNNLISSEGLPDEAFESLTQLQHIYVAHNKLSVAPQFLPRSLRVADLAANQMTEIFPLTFGEKPELRSVYLHNNQLSNAGLPPDAFLGSEAITTLSLSGNRLSYLPPSLPPSLERLHLQDNLISKVPRGALSRQTQLRELYLQHNRLTDSGLDNTTFSKLYSLEYLDLSHNQLAEVPTGLPQALAILHLGRNRIWRVEGARLQGARGLRYLLLQHNALGRTGLPPGALRPLRCLHTLHLYGNGLDRVPLELPRHLRALVLSHNQVATLGARDLAAMRGLAELNLAYNRLVSARIHHRAFRPLSALHSLDLAGNQLTQLPVGLPSSLHALRLQRNQLRALEPESLAGLDQLQELSLAHNRLRVGNIEPGTWHELQALKVLDLSHNELSFVPPDLPEALEELHLQGNRIGHVGPEAFASTPRLRALFLRANRLHMTSIAPEAFLGLPHLRVVDTAGNPEQVLVRLQPTAPRRPRAGGP comes from the exons ATGTGGCTGGGCCCCCCAGTGGCCCCCGGCATGGAGGACGCTGCCTTCCCCCACTTGGGGGAGAGCTCGCAGCCCTTGCCCCGGCCTTGCCCCCCACGCTGCTCCTGCGCCCGTGCAGACACCGTGGACTGCGCTGGCCTGGACCTGCAAGTGTTCCCAGACAACATCACCAGGACGGCTCAGCACCTCTCTCTGCAG AATAACCAGCTCCAGGAGCTCCCCTACAACGAGCTGTCACGCCTCAGTGGCCTGCGGACCCTCAGTCTGCACAATAACCTCATCTCCTCTGAGG GCCTGCCTGATGAAGCCTTTGAGTCCCTCACCCAGCTGCAGCACATCTATGTTGCCCACAACAAG CTATCGGTGGCCCCCCAGTTTCTGCCCCGCTCCCTCCGTGTTGCGGATCTGGCCGCCAACCAAATGACAGAGATCTTCCCACTCACCTTTGGGGAGAAGCCGGAGCTCAG GTCTGTATACCTGCACAACAATCAGCTGAGCAACGCGGGCCTGCCGCCTGACGCCTTCCTCGGCTCTGAGGCCATCACTACCCTCAGCCTCTCGGGCAACCGGCTCAGCTACCTGCCGCCCAGCCTGCCGCCCTCACTGGAGCGGCTCCACCTGCAG GACAACCTCATCTCCAAGGTGCCTCGAGGAGCCCTGAGCCGCCAGACCCAGCTCCGTGAGCTCTACCTTCAGCACAACCGGCTGACCGACAGTGGCCTGGATAATACCACCTTCAG CAAGCTGTACAGCCTTGAGTACCTGGACCTGTCCCACAACCAGTTGGCCGAGGTGCCCACCGGCCTCCCCCAGGCCCTGGCCATCCTGCACCTGGGCCGCAACCGCATCTGGCGGGTGGAGGGGGCCCGGCTGCAGGGAGCACGGGGCCTGCGCTATCTGCTGCTGCAGCACAATGCGCTGGGGCGCACGGGGCTGCCCCCGGGGGCTCTGCGGCCGCTGCGGTGCCTGCACACACTGCACCTGTATGGCAATGGGTTGGACCGCGTGCCCCTGGAGCTGCCCCGCCACCTGCGGGCCCTGGTGCTGTCCCACAACCAAGTGGCCACACTGGGTGCCCGCGACCTGGCTGCCATGCGAGGGCTGGCTGAGCTCAACCTGGCCTACAACCGCCTAGTCAGTGCCCGCATCCACCACCGGGCCTTCCGCCCACTGAGTGCCCTGCACAGCCTTGACCTGGCTGGCAACCAGCTGACCCAGCTGCCTGTCGGCCTGCCCTCCAGCCTCCATGCCCTGCGACTTCAGCGCAACCAGCTGCGGGCCCTTGAGCCCGAGTCTTTGGCCGGCCTGGACCAGCTGCAGGAACTCAGCCTGGCCCACAACCGGCTCCGGGTCGGCAACATCGAGCCTGGCACCTGGCACGAGCTGCAAGCCCTGAAG GTGCTGGACCTCAGCCACAACGAGCTGTCCTTTGTGCCACCAGACCTGCCCGAGGCCCTAGAAGAGCTGCACCTGCAGGGCAACCGGATTGGCCATGTGGGCCCCGAGGCCTTCGCCAGCACGCCGCGCCTGCGCGCCCTCTTCCTCAG GGCCAACAGGCTTCACATGACGAGCATTGCACCTGAGGCCTTCCTGGGCCTCCCACACCTTCGAGTGGTAGACACAGCGGGTAACCCGGAACAGGTCCTTGTCCGGCTGCAGCCCACGGCCCCACGTCGACCCCGGGCAGGTGGCCCCTGA